A single genomic interval of Stieleria maiorica harbors:
- a CDS encoding family 43 glycosylhydrolase — translation MAGNVAVAQSQLGTVEVVYSDAEGIGAEEGVMRRDPSDIIKVDDLYYVWYSKGKISPGYDATVWYATSPDGHSWTEKGMALGKGESGTWEGASVFTPNILVAEGRYWLFYTGTSREFGRPFNPDSKIGIAVSDSPDGPWERLDSNPALTNSDDPEDFDSHLVDDACLIVRDGKYWFYYKGRQLGKGPGQTKLGLAIADKPQGPYVRSEGNPVIPGNHEVLVWPQGEGVAALIGTTGPKEWVRSIVYAEDGIHFTKTHNVKNVPHAAGAYRPEAFTDCDKGTQIRWGVHIGSRKGFLPFVERFDLKPAGE, via the coding sequence ATGGCTGGCAACGTCGCGGTGGCTCAATCGCAATTGGGCACCGTCGAAGTCGTCTACTCCGACGCCGAAGGCATCGGTGCTGAAGAAGGCGTGATGCGCCGTGACCCCAGCGACATCATCAAGGTCGATGACCTTTACTACGTCTGGTATTCCAAAGGCAAGATCTCGCCCGGTTACGACGCGACCGTCTGGTATGCCACTTCGCCCGATGGCCACAGCTGGACCGAGAAGGGGATGGCGCTGGGGAAAGGCGAGTCGGGAACCTGGGAAGGCGCCAGCGTCTTTACGCCAAACATTTTGGTCGCCGAAGGACGCTATTGGTTGTTCTACACCGGAACCTCACGTGAGTTCGGCAGGCCCTTCAATCCGGATTCGAAAATCGGAATCGCCGTCTCGGATTCGCCCGACGGACCTTGGGAGCGACTCGATAGCAACCCGGCACTGACCAACAGCGACGATCCGGAGGATTTCGATTCTCACTTGGTCGATGATGCCTGCCTGATCGTCCGCGACGGCAAGTATTGGTTCTACTACAAGGGGCGTCAGCTCGGGAAAGGCCCGGGGCAAACCAAGCTGGGGCTTGCGATCGCCGACAAACCACAGGGGCCCTACGTCAGATCCGAAGGCAACCCGGTGATCCCGGGCAACCACGAAGTCTTGGTTTGGCCGCAGGGCGAGGGCGTTGCCGCGTTGATCGGAACAACCGGCCCCAAAGAATGGGTGCGTTCGATCGTTTATGCCGAAGACGGCATCCACTTCACGAAAACCCACAACGTGAAAAACGTCCCACACGCGGCCGGAGCCTATCGCCCCGAAGCCTTCACCGACTGCGATAAGGGCACCCAAATCCGCTGGGGCGTTCACATCGGCAGCCGCAAGGGGTTTCTTCCCTTTGTCGAACGTTTCGATTTGAAGCCGGCGGGGGAATAA
- a CDS encoding acetylxylan esterase: MLLSVACVADADDFASKRADVLALGQLTQPPAMMDAEGFERTETIRPIYYDALDYEGRPTKVFAWLGLPSNRSGKVPGIVLVHGGGGTAFRQWVEKWNEKGFAAIAIAHEGQAERREAPRKWAKHQWPGPPRAGHYQDVSKPLQDQWMYHALADTILANSLLRSLPEVDQDKVGVMGVSWGGVITSTVMGIDTRFAFTIPTYGCGKMADVDNHWGAALGDNTFYRQVWDPLHYLPNATMPTLWFSWPQDNHFPLDSQAASYRAMSGEFLVALLPGMRHSTAAAWNPPDSYAFAESVVNDGKPWCRQMGTQMNGTSIQFTLSSSKPLDRAVLISTTDTGFTGNRTWVESPASLTREGEHWVATADLPEHTTSCFVNVKSGNLTISSQYVEVQQRP, from the coding sequence TTGCTTCTAAGCGTCGCCTGTGTCGCCGATGCGGACGACTTCGCATCCAAACGCGCCGACGTCCTCGCGCTCGGCCAACTCACCCAACCTCCGGCGATGATGGATGCCGAAGGATTCGAACGCACCGAAACGATCCGCCCGATCTATTACGATGCTTTGGACTATGAAGGCCGGCCGACCAAGGTGTTTGCGTGGCTGGGCTTGCCATCCAATCGCAGTGGGAAAGTTCCGGGCATCGTGCTGGTTCATGGCGGCGGTGGGACGGCATTTCGCCAGTGGGTTGAGAAATGGAATGAAAAGGGTTTTGCCGCGATTGCGATCGCGCACGAGGGACAGGCCGAACGCCGCGAAGCACCGCGTAAGTGGGCGAAACATCAATGGCCCGGTCCCCCGCGCGCGGGACACTATCAGGATGTGTCCAAGCCGCTGCAGGATCAGTGGATGTACCACGCGTTGGCCGACACCATCCTGGCCAACTCGCTGTTGCGTTCCCTGCCGGAAGTTGATCAGGACAAGGTTGGCGTGATGGGCGTTTCGTGGGGCGGTGTCATCACCAGCACGGTGATGGGAATCGATACCCGATTCGCGTTTACCATTCCGACCTATGGGTGCGGAAAGATGGCCGACGTGGACAATCACTGGGGCGCCGCGTTGGGTGACAACACGTTCTACCGTCAGGTTTGGGACCCGCTGCACTACCTGCCTAACGCGACGATGCCGACACTGTGGTTTTCATGGCCGCAAGACAATCACTTTCCGCTCGACAGCCAGGCGGCCAGCTATCGTGCGATGAGTGGCGAGTTCCTGGTCGCGCTGCTGCCCGGTATGAGACACAGCACGGCGGCCGCTTGGAATCCGCCGGACAGCTACGCGTTCGCGGAAAGTGTCGTGAATGACGGCAAACCGTGGTGTCGCCAAATGGGCACACAAATGAACGGGACATCGATCCAGTTCACGCTTTCGTCGTCCAAACCTTTGGATCGCGCCGTGTTGATCTCCACGACCGACACCGGATTCACAGGCAATCGTACGTGGGTCGAATCTCCCGCATCGCTCACCCGTGAGGGAGAACACTGGGTGGCGACCGCGGACTTGCCCGAACACACGACGTCCTGCTTTGTGAATGTCAAATCCGGAAATCTGACGATTAGTTCGCAGTACGTTGAAGTTCAACAGCGTCCGTGA